A genomic window from Candidatus Acididesulfobacter guangdongensis includes:
- a CDS encoding glucose 1-dehydrogenase has translation MNINLKGKRALITGASSGLGEIIAKEFAADGAKIGLNYHSHPDAAEKIASNIREKGAEVFTLQSDVSDAKSVEAMFEKFIKQYGGIDILVNNAGIDGNRALVWESDISEWEKVVKINLFGPYYCAREALKYMVVQKSGVILNMTSVHENIPWSGYSGYAAAKAGLSMLTKTIAQEVGSSGIRVMSLAPGAIKTPINQSVWGNANTLADLIDKIPYGRLGEREEVAKAAAFLVSENASYITGSTLFVDGAMIDYANFTHGG, from the coding sequence ATGAATATAAATCTAAAAGGTAAAAGAGCCTTAATTACCGGAGCAAGTTCGGGGCTTGGCGAAATTATAGCTAAAGAATTTGCTGCCGACGGGGCAAAAATAGGTCTTAACTATCATTCGCACCCTGACGCCGCTGAAAAAATCGCTTCAAATATCAGAGAAAAGGGAGCCGAAGTGTTTACGCTGCAATCCGATGTTTCAGACGCAAAATCGGTTGAAGCGATGTTTGAGAAATTTATTAAACAATACGGCGGAATTGACATTCTTGTTAATAATGCGGGAATTGATGGAAACAGAGCTCTTGTTTGGGAGTCTGATATATCGGAATGGGAAAAAGTTGTTAAAATTAATCTTTTCGGTCCTTATTACTGTGCCAGGGAAGCGCTTAAATATATGGTGGTTCAAAAAAGCGGGGTTATTTTAAATATGACGTCAGTTCATGAAAATATTCCATGGAGCGGTTATAGCGGATATGCGGCGGCAAAAGCCGGCTTATCCATGTTGACAAAAACTATTGCACAGGAAGTAGGTTCTTCCGGAATAAGGGTTATGTCTTTAGCGCCAGGAGCTATTAAGACTCCTATTAATCAAAGCGTCTGGGGAAATGCAAATACCCTTGCCGACCTTATTGATAAAATTCCTTACGGCAGACTGGGCGAACGCGAAGAAGTCGCTAAAGCGGCCGCTTTTTTAGTATCTGAAAATGCTTCTTACATCACAGGCAGCACGCTCTTTGTAGACGGCGCTATGATAGACTACGCCAATTTTACCCATGGCGGCTGA
- a CDS encoding glucan 1,4-alpha-glucosidase has protein sequence MADTVFAPGWPGIPGRWTSANKSGIGTALNGSPVWFTISHGILNEVYSPVIDQAAIRDLGFIVTADDGFFSEEKRHSVHTTTYINSGVPAYHIESRCTAERYRIEKDIIADPDRTVVLLRVRFIALKPGNYRLYAIAASHLDNHGAGNTAWVDTYKGITGLFASRKANAICLMSNTGFKTCSVGFVGVSDGWQDLIRHRSLTSYYNRAENGNVALTGEIDLKNLKDCTFVLALGFSHYPVEAALLSRASLNEGFDSLLNSYSRPWLRWQESILQAEDRKLFSTSAMVIRVHQSKNIPGAILASLAVPWGFSKGDGDLGGYHLVWPRDMVESAGGLLAADIKTDVRGSLVYLEATQEYDGHWPQNMWIDGLSYWGGVQMDETALPILLFDLARRENALLDNDINRFWPMLKKALIYIAKNGPVTQQDRWEEDGGYTPFTIASEIAALIAGAELAELAGDGHIAPYLRETADIWYSCIDRWLYVKNTELAKKIGVEGYYVRITAADFENGDEYIPIKNRPPASSHMSADAVVCTDITALVRFGLRKADDPRIINTLKVIDSLLKVETPAGPCWHRYNDDGYGEHADGSPFDGTGIGRLWPLLTGERAHYNVALGNFKEAVRLLETMENLASDGGLLPEQVWDGPDIPERGLFFGHPTGSAMPLVWAHAEYLKLVRSITEERVFDMPPQTANRYLKNNISSKLMQWRFNHRLGNMPCGSTLRIETLAPASICWSSDNWNKIENTETTDSGLGIYYADLNTEDIKDGGTIIFTFFWTESKRWEGKNFHVRVV, from the coding sequence ATGGCGGATACAGTATTTGCTCCCGGGTGGCCCGGGATTCCGGGACGCTGGACAAGCGCGAATAAAAGCGGCATAGGAACGGCTTTAAACGGCAGTCCGGTGTGGTTTACCATCTCTCACGGTATACTAAATGAGGTTTATTCTCCGGTTATAGACCAGGCTGCTATTAGAGATTTAGGTTTTATTGTCACCGCCGACGATGGATTTTTTTCCGAAGAAAAGCGCCATTCGGTTCACACTACAACGTATATTAATTCCGGTGTGCCAGCCTATCATATTGAAAGCCGATGCACAGCAGAACGCTACAGAATAGAAAAGGATATAATAGCCGACCCTGACAGAACGGTAGTTCTTTTAAGAGTAAGATTTATTGCTTTAAAACCTGGGAATTACAGGCTTTATGCTATTGCCGCTTCGCATTTAGATAATCACGGAGCCGGAAATACTGCATGGGTAGATACATATAAAGGAATAACCGGACTTTTTGCTTCGCGCAAGGCTAATGCAATCTGCCTTATGAGCAATACCGGATTTAAAACCTGTTCGGTCGGTTTTGTCGGTGTTTCCGACGGCTGGCAGGATTTAATCAGACACCGCAGTCTAACTTCTTATTACAACAGAGCAGAAAACGGCAATGTTGCCCTTACCGGCGAGATAGATTTAAAAAATCTAAAAGACTGTACTTTTGTTTTAGCGCTTGGATTCAGTCATTATCCGGTAGAAGCAGCGCTTCTGTCAAGAGCGTCCCTCAATGAAGGATTTGATTCTCTGCTTAATTCATACTCCAGACCGTGGCTGCGCTGGCAAGAATCAATTTTGCAAGCAGAAGATCGCAAACTTTTTTCAACAAGCGCTATGGTAATTCGTGTTCATCAGTCAAAAAATATTCCGGGAGCGATTTTAGCCAGTCTTGCAGTTCCGTGGGGTTTTTCTAAAGGAGACGGAGACCTTGGCGGATATCACTTAGTATGGCCGCGGGATATGGTAGAATCAGCAGGCGGTCTTCTTGCGGCTGATATAAAAACAGATGTGCGCGGCTCTCTTGTTTATCTTGAAGCTACTCAGGAATACGACGGGCACTGGCCTCAAAATATGTGGATTGACGGTTTGTCATACTGGGGCGGCGTGCAGATGGACGAAACAGCTTTGCCTATATTGCTTTTTGACCTTGCCAGACGTGAAAATGCTCTTTTAGATAACGACATTAATCGTTTTTGGCCTATGCTCAAAAAAGCGCTCATATATATAGCAAAAAACGGACCGGTTACTCAGCAGGACAGGTGGGAAGAGGACGGCGGATATACGCCTTTTACTATTGCATCGGAAATTGCGGCGCTTATTGCGGGAGCCGAGCTTGCCGAATTGGCTGGAGACGGGCACATTGCACCATATTTACGTGAAACTGCCGACATATGGTACTCCTGTATTGACCGCTGGCTTTATGTTAAAAATACGGAACTTGCAAAAAAAATCGGCGTGGAGGGCTATTACGTCAGAATTACCGCCGCAGATTTTGAAAACGGCGATGAGTATATTCCTATTAAAAATCGTCCGCCGGCTTCAAGCCATATGTCTGCAGATGCAGTAGTGTGCACTGATATTACGGCGTTAGTCCGTTTTGGTTTACGCAAAGCAGACGACCCGCGCATAATTAATACGCTGAAGGTTATAGATTCTTTACTCAAAGTAGAAACCCCCGCAGGTCCGTGCTGGCACCGTTATAATGACGACGGCTACGGCGAACACGCAGACGGCAGTCCTTTTGACGGCACTGGCATAGGACGATTATGGCCGTTACTTACGGGCGAGAGGGCGCACTATAATGTAGCTCTCGGAAATTTTAAAGAAGCCGTAAGACTGCTTGAAACTATGGAGAATCTTGCGAGTGACGGCGGACTGCTGCCTGAACAGGTATGGGACGGTCCTGATATTCCGGAGCGCGGTCTTTTTTTTGGTCATCCGACAGGTTCTGCGATGCCTTTAGTGTGGGCGCATGCGGAATATTTAAAATTAGTCCGTTCTATTACCGAAGAAAGAGTCTTTGATATGCCGCCTCAGACTGCCAACCGTTATTTAAAGAATAATATAAGCTCTAAGTTAATGCAGTGGCGCTTTAACCACAGACTCGGCAATATGCCTTGCGGCAGCACATTACGTATTGAAACGCTGGCTCCGGCGTCAATTTGCTGGAGCAGCGATAACTGGAATAAAATTGAAAATACAGAAACGACAGATTCAGGGCTTGGAATCTATTATGCAGACCTTAATACTGAAGACATAAAAGACGGCGGCACGATAATCTTTACGTTTTTTTGGACAGAAAGTAAAAGATGGGAAGGAAAAAATTTTCACGTGCGCGTCGTATAA
- a CDS encoding dehydrogenase has product MEKIDILKIASLNDAERESSMQELFKTLLSMSDAEKTGALKELIKEMAEKASDTQYLNLCKTNLKLASGLDDDTLKSFLKLRISVSSSLPKDLAERDMKFIKEGLSKVDENTRTKISKFMQ; this is encoded by the coding sequence ATGGAAAAGATTGATATTCTAAAAATTGCTTCTTTAAACGACGCAGAAAGAGAAAGCAGCATGCAGGAACTTTTTAAAACATTGCTTTCAATGTCTGATGCGGAAAAAACAGGCGCATTAAAAGAGCTTATTAAAGAAATGGCTGAAAAAGCGTCTGATACGCAGTATCTAAATCTTTGCAAAACCAATTTAAAACTTGCATCTGGCTTAGACGATGATACCTTGAAATCGTTTTTAAAACTCAGAATAAGCGTTTCTTCATCGCTTCCTAAAGATTTAGCCGAACGTGATATGAAATTCATAAAAGAGGGATTAAGCAAAGTAGATGAAAATACAAGAACTAAAATAAGCAAATTTATGCAGTAA
- a CDS encoding efflux RND transporter periplasmic adaptor subunit gives MAKLNIKTYKRRFDLKFLFAFFLLLMLPVIFSGCAKKQIHINQTKHIFKVSAIKTGYKIISKYLNSPGNVYSTNSSIISAHIMGYIVYDPLHSGEFVRKGELLLKISAPAIGSKYFAAKANYLNAKTTFERMKRLYKENSISKQSFDNANMSYRIAKANLNEALSYLDYKNIYSPLTGEITQKNVSEGNLVSPGQMLLTIQNVNSIIFKTNVNVNYYRTLLKNTNVNLKINSIDKKIKGRIITVVKSANPYSHTILVRIKILNPSSENILPGMYGVAYFKIGQTKAMIVPASAIFRKLGISGVYIANKQGKVMFQPVKKGPVYNNKYIIILNGLQPGLTVITSGINKLEGGDYVLPIFQR, from the coding sequence ATGGCAAAACTAAATATTAAAACTTACAAAAGAAGATTTGATTTAAAATTTTTATTTGCCTTCTTCTTGCTTTTGATGCTGCCGGTTATTTTTTCCGGATGCGCCAAAAAACAGATTCATATTAATCAGACTAAACATATATTTAAAGTATCCGCTATAAAGACGGGATATAAAATAATAAGTAAGTATTTAAATTCTCCCGGGAATGTCTATTCTACGAATAGCAGTATAATATCCGCGCATATAATGGGCTATATCGTTTACGACCCGCTTCATTCAGGCGAATTTGTTCGTAAAGGCGAGCTGCTCCTTAAAATCAGCGCTCCTGCGATAGGTTCTAAATATTTTGCTGCAAAGGCTAATTATTTGAACGCGAAAACAACTTTTGAAAGAATGAAAAGACTGTATAAAGAAAATTCCATATCAAAACAATCATTTGACAATGCAAATATGAGCTATAGGATTGCAAAAGCTAATTTGAACGAGGCGTTAAGCTATCTTGACTATAAAAATATTTATTCGCCTCTTACTGGCGAAATTACACAAAAAAATGTTTCTGAAGGAAATCTAGTTTCGCCGGGTCAAATGCTTTTAACTATACAGAATGTAAATTCAATAATATTTAAAACAAATGTTAATGTAAATTATTATAGAACTTTATTAAAAAATACAAATGTTAATTTAAAAATTAATTCTATAGATAAAAAAATAAAAGGCAGAATTATAACGGTGGTAAAATCTGCAAATCCTTATTCTCACACTATATTGGTAAGAATTAAAATATTGAATCCTTCTTCGGAAAATATATTGCCCGGTATGTACGGAGTAGCTTATTTTAAAATCGGACAGACAAAAGCTATGATTGTTCCTGCATCGGCAATATTCAGAAAATTAGGCATATCCGGTGTTTACATTGCGAATAAACAGGGAAAAGTAATGTTCCAGCCTGTAAAAAAAGGTCCTGTTTATAACAATAAATACATAATTATTCTAAACGGTTTGCAGCCCGGGTTAACGGTAATAACCTCAGGAATAAACAAACTAGAAGGCGGCGATTATGTTTTGCCGATATTTCAAAGATAA